The following coding sequences are from one Lolium rigidum isolate FL_2022 chromosome 6, APGP_CSIRO_Lrig_0.1, whole genome shotgun sequence window:
- the LOC124661843 gene encoding zinc transporter 1-like, with translation MVVMAPRTRKLVCTVLLLLTLLCFQLHSARAHGGIDHGDGDEDQDHEGAPAVDRSVLRSKGLIAVKVWCLVILLVGTFLGGVSPYFYRWNEAFLLLGTQFAAGIFLGTALMHFLAGSTATFNGLTKNPYPFSFMLACVGFLLTMLSDVAIVAVTRRGQRKNQVDQEGIKEEGVDASSSVATAAHGQQHPMLMTATSSFEDAILLIVALCFHSIFEGIAIGVSATKDEAWRNLWTIGLHKIFAAVAMGIALLRMIPKRPFLMTIVYSLAFAVSSPLGVGIGIAIDATAEGLAADWTYAISMGIATGVFVYVAINHLMAKGYHPQQPNYFDKPIFKFLGALSGVAVMAVVMIWD, from the exons ATGGTGGTGATGGCCCCAAGGACGAGAAAGCTCGTCTGCACCGTGCTACTCCTCCTCACGCTGCTCTGCTTCCAACTCCACTCGGCTCGTGCCCACGGCGGCATCGACCACGGTGATGGCGACGAAGACCAAGACCACGAGGGCGCTCCGGCGGTGGACCGGTCGGTGCTCCGGTCCAAGGGCCTCATCGCCGTGAAGGTGTGGTGCCTGGTAATCCTGCTGGTGGGCACCTTCCTGGGCGGCGTGTCCCCCTACTTCTACCGCTGGAACGAGGCCTTCCTCCTCCTGGGCACCCAGTTCGCCGCCGGTATCTTCCTCGGCACCGCGCTCATGCACTTCCTCGCCGGTTCTACCGCGACCTTCAATGGCCTCACCAAGAACCCATACCCATTCTCCTTCATGCTTGCCTGCGTCGGGTTCCTCCTCACCATGCTCAGCGACGTCGCCATCGTCGCCGTGACCAGGCGCGGCCAGAGGAAGAACCAGGTCGACCAAGAGGGCATCAAGGAGGAGGGCGTGGACGCGTCGTCgtcggtggcgacggcggcgcaTGGGCAGCAGCACCCGATGCTCATGACGGCCACGTCGTCATTCGAGGACGCGATCCTCCTCATCGTTGCGCTCTGCTTCCACTCCATCTTCGAGGGGATCGCCATAGGCGTCTCAG CAACGAAGGATGAGGCGTGGAGGAATTTGTGGACAATCGGGCTCCACAAGATCTTTGCGGCGGTGGCCATGGGCATTGCGCTCCTACGGATGATCCCCAAGCGCCCTTTCCTCATGACGATTGTCTACTCGTTGGCTTTCGCTGTGTCTAGCCCACTAGGTGTCGGCATTGGCATCGCCATCGACGCCACGGCTGAGGGCTTGGCAGCCGATTGGACATACGCCATATCTATGGGGATCGCCACGGGAGTCTTTGTATATGTTGCTATCAATCACCTCATGGCCAAGGGGTACCATCCACAACAGCCAAACTACTTTGACAAGCCCATCTTCAAGTTCCTTGGTGCACTCTCTGGTGTAGCCGTCATGGCTGTTGTCATGATATGGGACTGA